One Polaribacter sp. SA4-12 genomic window carries:
- the rsmH gene encoding 16S rRNA (cytosine(1402)-N(4))-methyltransferase RsmH, with product MNYHNPVLLQESIDALSIKEDGVYVDVTFGGGGHSREILKRLGENGKLFGFDQDPDALGNVIDDERFVLIPENFRYISRFLRFNGVRKVDGILADLGVSSHQFDEAERGFSTRFDGDLDMRMNQKSKVSAKEIVNKYSEEKLAEILFLYGELRNSRNIAKTIVEKRAEEKIDTSFQLRKVLQKYLPKAKEHKIIAQIFQAIRIEVNEELDVLKEFLEQIPNLLKDEGRLSVISYHSLEDRLVKRFIRTGLFSGEPEKDFFGNTSEPLKKVGKLIVPTPQEIKLNNRARSAKLRIATLKK from the coding sequence ATGAATTATCATAATCCAGTTTTATTGCAAGAGAGTATAGATGCCCTTTCTATTAAGGAAGATGGTGTTTATGTTGATGTTACGTTTGGTGGCGGAGGTCATTCAAGAGAAATTTTAAAAAGACTTGGGGAAAACGGTAAGTTGTTTGGTTTTGATCAAGATCCAGATGCTTTGGGTAATGTGATTGATGATGAACGCTTTGTTTTAATTCCTGAAAATTTTAGATATATCTCAAGGTTTTTGAGGTTTAATGGGGTTAGAAAAGTTGATGGTATTTTGGCTGATTTAGGTGTTTCTTCTCATCAATTTGATGAAGCGGAAAGAGGTTTTTCTACTCGTTTTGATGGTGATTTAGATATGAGAATGAATCAAAAATCTAAAGTATCGGCAAAAGAGATTGTTAATAAATATTCAGAAGAAAAGTTAGCTGAAATATTGTTTTTGTATGGTGAATTAAGAAATTCAAGAAATATTGCAAAAACGATTGTTGAAAAAAGAGCAGAAGAAAAAATAGATACAAGTTTTCAGTTAAGAAAAGTATTGCAAAAGTATTTGCCAAAAGCAAAAGAACATAAAATAATTGCACAAATATTTCAAGCAATTAGAATAGAAGTAAATGAAGAGTTAGATGTTTTAAAAGAGTTTTTAGAGCAGATTCCGAATTTATTAAAAGACGAAGGAAGATTAAGTGTAATCTCATATCACTCCTTAGAAGATAGGTTGGTAAAAAGATTTATAAGAACAGGATTGTTTAGTGGCGAGCCCGAGAAAGATTTTTTTGGAAACACAAGTGAACCGTTAAAGAAAGTTGGAAAGTTAATAGTACCTACCCCACAGGAAATTAAACTGAACAATAGGGCTCGCAGCGCTAAATTAAGAATCGCAACATTAAAAAAGTAG
- a CDS encoding RluA family pseudouridine synthase, with protein MHSTKENLQVLFEDNHIVIVNKRAGDITQGDKTGDKPLSDVVKEYIKDKYNKPGEVFLGVVHRLDRPTSGIIIFARTSKALERLNKMLRDKTINKTYWAVVKNHPKKEKDTLINFLRKNPKNNKSTAYAKEIDGSKKAILHYAVIKKLDNYSLIEIDLETGRHHQIRTQLSNIGSPIKGDLKYGFDRSNKDGSIHLHARKIQFTHPVSKEEINITAPTPKEVIWNACN; from the coding sequence ATGCATTCTACCAAAGAAAATTTACAAGTTTTATTTGAAGACAACCATATAGTTATTGTAAACAAACGCGCAGGCGATATTACACAAGGTGATAAAACTGGCGACAAGCCTTTGAGTGATGTTGTAAAAGAATACATTAAAGACAAATACAATAAACCTGGAGAAGTTTTTTTAGGCGTTGTTCATCGATTAGACAGACCTACTTCTGGAATTATAATTTTCGCAAGAACTTCAAAAGCTTTAGAACGTCTTAATAAGATGTTGCGTGATAAAACAATCAACAAAACTTATTGGGCTGTTGTAAAAAATCATCCGAAGAAAGAAAAAGACACCTTAATTAACTTCTTAAGAAAGAATCCTAAAAACAATAAATCTACTGCATACGCTAAAGAAATTGATGGCAGTAAAAAAGCCATTCTTCATTATGCTGTTATTAAAAAATTAGACAATTATTCTTTAATTGAAATTGATTTAGAAACAGGAAGACATCATCAAATTAGAACACAATTATCTAACATTGGAAGTCCTATAAAAGGTGATTTAAAGTACGGTTTTGATAGAAGCAATAAAGATGGAAGTATTCATTTACATGCTCGAAAAATTCAATTTACACACCCTGTTAGTAAAGAAGAAATTAATATTACTGCACCAACACCTAAAGAAGTTATTTGGAACGCTTGTAACTAA
- a CDS encoding penicillin-binding protein, translating into MTLFLLAVVFRVFTIQYSEGDKYRKLSTELTIKHDTIYANKGNVYAADGNLLATSMSKFTIRMDVVAVDGNVFEKNIAALSVELSKMLGRTSGYYQSKLRKAKKRRNRYLLIARNIGYTDYLKMKQFPIFKKGVYRGGFIAEHKTVRSHPIGKIAERTIGYDDFRGGAGIEGAFADYMQGKNGLRRKQKIAKNQWKPINDVNEKEPIDGHDIITTIDVNIQDITHHALLSKLEYFEADHGCAVVMETATGEIKAISNLGRTSKGTYYEKRNYAVWESHEPGSTFKLASLMVALDDKVIDTSTVIDTEKGRIYIHNRKVEDSHRGGYGKISAARVFEVSSNVGIVKIIKKHYDNNPQKYYDKMVEYGFTKPIGFQIQGEGKPYVPSPKDKSWNKISLEWMSWGYGVSVTPMQILMFYNAVANNGVMVKPMFIKELRRQDKTEKVFETEIVNQKIASEETLKKLRKVMENVVIKGTAKNIYSSNFSMAGKTGTAKKYIPRTKDKNGEWQGGYYSSKHYVASFAGFFPADKPKYSCIVVIHDPKKEKGYYGATVAAPIFKEIAQKIYTTTPVNNQSVDDEVKFASIEKQFDKYNNQLNKEYQKIPNVYGMSGMDALSLLENIGLKVKLTGMGKVKSQSLKKGEVLVKGSTIILKLS; encoded by the coding sequence ATGACGCTTTTTTTATTGGCAGTGGTGTTTCGTGTGTTTACGATTCAATATTCGGAAGGAGATAAGTATAGAAAATTATCTACAGAATTAACAATCAAACACGATACTATTTACGCTAATAAAGGAAATGTATATGCTGCGGATGGAAATCTGTTGGCTACATCTATGTCTAAATTTACAATTAGAATGGATGTTGTTGCTGTAGATGGAAATGTTTTTGAGAAAAATATTGCAGCATTATCTGTTGAGTTATCTAAGATGCTAGGAAGAACTTCTGGTTATTATCAAAGTAAATTAAGAAAAGCAAAAAAGAGACGAAATAGGTATTTATTAATTGCTAGAAATATTGGGTATACAGATTATCTAAAAATGAAGCAATTTCCTATTTTCAAAAAAGGAGTTTATAGAGGTGGGTTTATAGCAGAACATAAAACGGTTAGGTCGCATCCGATTGGTAAAATCGCAGAACGTACAATTGGTTATGATGACTTTAGAGGTGGAGCAGGTATTGAAGGTGCTTTTGCAGATTATATGCAAGGTAAGAATGGTTTGCGTCGGAAACAGAAAATTGCTAAAAACCAATGGAAGCCAATTAATGATGTAAATGAAAAAGAGCCTATTGATGGTCATGATATTATTACAACGATAGATGTTAATATTCAAGATATTACGCATCACGCTTTGTTAAGTAAGTTAGAATATTTTGAAGCAGATCATGGTTGTGCTGTGGTTATGGAAACTGCAACAGGAGAAATTAAAGCGATTTCTAATTTAGGAAGAACTTCTAAAGGAACTTATTACGAGAAAAGAAATTACGCGGTTTGGGAAAGTCATGAACCTGGTTCTACTTTTAAGTTAGCAAGTTTAATGGTTGCTTTAGATGATAAGGTAATTGATACTTCTACTGTTATTGATACGGAAAAAGGTCGAATTTATATTCATAATAGAAAAGTTGAAGATTCTCATAGAGGTGGTTATGGTAAGATTTCTGCAGCAAGAGTTTTTGAGGTTTCTTCAAATGTTGGAATCGTAAAAATTATTAAAAAACATTATGATAATAATCCACAAAAATATTATGATAAAATGGTGGAATATGGATTTACAAAGCCAATTGGGTTTCAAATACAAGGAGAAGGAAAGCCTTATGTGCCAAGTCCAAAAGATAAAAGTTGGAATAAGATTTCTTTAGAATGGATGTCTTGGGGTTACGGAGTTTCTGTAACGCCAATGCAAATATTGATGTTTTATAATGCTGTTGCTAATAATGGGGTAATGGTAAAACCAATGTTTATTAAAGAATTACGAAGACAAGATAAAACTGAAAAAGTTTTTGAGACTGAAATTGTAAATCAAAAAATAGCATCAGAGGAAACATTGAAGAAGTTAAGAAAAGTAATGGAAAATGTGGTTATAAAAGGAACTGCAAAAAACATTTATTCTTCCAATTTTTCTATGGCAGGAAAAACAGGAACTGCAAAAAAATACATTCCAAGAACTAAAGATAAAAATGGTGAATGGCAAGGTGGGTATTATTCAAGTAAACATTACGTAGCATCATTTGCCGGTTTTTTCCCTGCGGATAAACCAAAATACTCTTGCATTGTTGTAATTCATGATCCAAAGAAAGAAAAAGGATATTATGGAGCAACAGTTGCTGCGCCTATTTTTAAAGAAATTGCTCAAAAAATATATACAACAACTCCTGTAAACAATCAATCTGTAGATGATGAGGTGAAGTTTGCTTCGATTGAAAAACAGTTTGATAAATACAATAACCAACTTAATAAAGAGTATCAGAAGATTCCAAATGTTTACGGAATGTCCGGGATGGATGCGCTGTCTTTATTGGAGAATATTGGATTAAAAGTGAAGCTCACAGGTATGGGTAAGGTGAAATCTCAATCACTTAAAAAAGGAGAGGTGTTAGTTAAAGGTAGTACTATTATTTTAAAACTGTCATAA
- the mraZ gene encoding division/cell wall cluster transcriptional repressor MraZ — protein MINLIGTYECKSDAKGRLMFSSAFKKQLSSVLQDGFVVKRAVFQPCLELYPISEWNLMMEKINKLNRFKKKNNDFIRRFTAGVKMVELDATGRILIPKDLFEFAGIKKQVVMSSSVNIIEIWDKDKYEKAIDDASDDFADLAEEVMGNTELDELS, from the coding sequence GTGATAAACCTAATTGGTACATATGAATGTAAATCAGATGCTAAGGGAAGATTGATGTTTTCATCAGCCTTCAAAAAGCAACTGTCTTCTGTATTACAAGATGGTTTTGTGGTAAAGAGAGCTGTTTTTCAGCCTTGTTTAGAGTTGTATCCGATAAGCGAGTGGAACTTGATGATGGAAAAAATCAACAAACTAAATAGGTTTAAAAAAAAGAATAATGATTTTATTCGAAGATTTACAGCAGGTGTAAAGATGGTGGAGTTAGATGCAACTGGAAGAATTTTAATTCCGAAAGATTTATTTGAATTCGCTGGTATAAAGAAACAGGTAGTAATGTCTTCGTCGGTAAATATTATTGAGATTTGGGATAAAGATAAATACGAAAAAGCTATTGATGATGCATCAGATGATTTTGCAGATTTAGCTGAAGAAGTAATGGGAAATACAGAATTAGATGAATTATCATAA
- a CDS encoding alpha/beta fold hydrolase, with protein sequence MTDKLKTEGKFTYAEAGEGPTIIILHGLMGALSNFEGTFNHFSNNGYKVLIPELPLYTLPLLKTNVKNLAKFLKEFMEFKKIDKTILVGNSLGGHIGLYFTKHYQDKVNALVLTGSSGLYEKAMGDSFPKRGNYEYIKEKTRGVFYDPEIGTKEMVDDVFEIVNDRSSVIRTLAIAKSAIRHNMAKDLPEMKQPTCIIWGKQDVVTPPEVAEDFDKLLPNSNLFWIDKCGHAAMMEKPEEFNQILQDWFTSRKL encoded by the coding sequence ATGACTGACAAGTTAAAAACTGAAGGAAAATTTACATACGCAGAGGCAGGAGAAGGACCTACAATCATTATTTTACATGGATTAATGGGTGCGTTAAGTAATTTTGAAGGCACTTTTAATCACTTTTCTAACAATGGTTATAAAGTATTAATACCAGAACTTCCTTTATATACACTTCCTCTTTTAAAAACAAATGTTAAAAACTTAGCTAAGTTTTTAAAAGAGTTTATGGAATTTAAAAAAATAGACAAAACTATCTTAGTAGGAAATTCTCTAGGTGGTCATATAGGTTTATATTTTACAAAGCATTATCAAGATAAAGTAAATGCTCTAGTTTTAACAGGAAGCTCTGGCTTGTATGAAAAAGCTATGGGTGATAGTTTTCCTAAAAGAGGAAACTATGAATACATCAAAGAAAAAACAAGAGGTGTTTTTTACGATCCAGAAATTGGAACAAAAGAAATGGTAGATGATGTTTTTGAAATTGTAAATGATAGAAGTTCTGTTATTAGAACTTTAGCAATTGCAAAAAGCGCTATTAGACATAATATGGCGAAAGACTTACCAGAAATGAAACAACCAACTTGTATCATTTGGGGAAAACAAGATGTTGTTACGCCACCAGAAGTTGCTGAAGATTTTGACAAATTATTACCAAACTCTAATTTGTTTTGGATTGATAAATGTGGTCATGCTGCAATGATGGAAAAACCTGAAGAATTTAATCAAATTCTTCAAGACTGGTTTACTTCAAGAAAACTATAA
- the yihA gene encoding ribosome biogenesis GTP-binding protein YihA/YsxC, with the protein MKIRSADFIMSNSNVTKAPKDRMPEYAFIGRSNVGKSSLINMLMERKDLAKTSGKPGKTQLINHFKINDEWFLVDLPGYGYAKISKKKRTIFQFFIENYFKEREQLVCTFVLIDSRHDPQKIDLEFMKFLGENHIPFCIVFTKADKLGSSKINKQITSYKKKLLNTWETLPTSFITSSSTGLGREEFLTFIDGVNEDVAKDFK; encoded by the coding sequence ATGAAAATTAGATCTGCAGACTTTATAATGAGCAACAGTAATGTTACTAAGGCTCCGAAAGACAGAATGCCTGAGTATGCTTTTATTGGACGCTCTAATGTTGGTAAATCTTCATTAATTAATATGTTAATGGAGCGAAAAGATCTAGCTAAAACTTCTGGAAAACCTGGAAAGACTCAGCTAATTAATCATTTTAAAATAAATGATGAGTGGTTTTTAGTAGATTTACCTGGTTATGGTTATGCTAAAATTTCAAAAAAGAAAAGAACTATTTTTCAGTTTTTTATAGAAAACTATTTTAAAGAAAGAGAGCAATTGGTTTGTACTTTTGTTTTAATTGATTCTAGACACGATCCTCAAAAAATTGATTTAGAATTCATGAAATTTTTAGGAGAAAACCACATTCCGTTTTGTATTGTTTTTACCAAAGCAGACAAATTAGGAAGTTCTAAAATTAACAAACAAATTACTTCTTATAAAAAGAAATTATTAAACACTTGGGAAACACTTCCTACATCATTTATTACGTCTTCTTCTACAGGACTTGGAAGAGAAGAGTTCTTAACTTTTATTGATGGTGTTAATGAAGATGTTGCAAAAGATTTTAAATAA
- a CDS encoding aldehyde dehydrogenase has translation MDILNILQSQKQHFSTQQTKDISFRKECLKKLQNELIKRESDIIKALHYDFKKSEYEAVLTETSIVLSELKMTINKLSSWAKPKGVLPSLLNFPSSAKIYKEPYGTVLIISPWNYPHQLAFAPLIGAIAAGNTVVLKPSELTPHTSAITKEIIEAVFDNKQVAVIEGGVEVSKELLAQRWDYIFFTGSVPVGKIVAKAAAEFLTPVTLELGGKSPCIVDETANIKLAAKRIVWGKFINGGQTCIAPDYLLIHKSKKEEFVNCFKIELRKAYGENPETSADFPRIVNTKNFNRLALMLENENFLIGGKTNKEDCFISPTLIDEPSLDSEVMKGEIFGPILPLLSYESEKEIEAILSKYDKPLAFYIFSTDKNVAKKMIAKYSFGGGTINDTTVHFVNHRLPFGGVGESGIGGYHGKLTFDTFSHSKGVVTRGNWLDLTIRYAPYTDKLKKLRTLLKWS, from the coding sequence ATGGATATCCTTAACATTTTACAATCACAGAAACAACACTTTTCAACGCAACAAACAAAAGATATTTCTTTTAGAAAAGAGTGCTTAAAAAAACTGCAAAACGAACTTATAAAAAGAGAATCTGACATTATAAAAGCGTTGCATTATGATTTTAAAAAATCTGAATACGAAGCCGTTTTAACAGAAACCTCAATTGTATTGTCAGAATTAAAAATGACAATCAATAAACTAAGTTCATGGGCAAAACCAAAAGGCGTTTTACCATCACTTTTAAACTTTCCATCTTCAGCAAAAATATACAAAGAACCTTATGGAACGGTTTTAATAATTTCTCCTTGGAATTATCCTCATCAATTAGCTTTCGCTCCATTAATTGGCGCAATTGCAGCAGGAAACACAGTTGTTTTAAAACCATCTGAACTTACACCACACACAAGCGCAATTACCAAAGAAATAATTGAAGCTGTTTTTGATAATAAACAAGTTGCTGTTATTGAAGGTGGCGTCGAAGTTTCTAAAGAATTATTAGCACAACGTTGGGATTATATTTTCTTTACAGGAAGTGTTCCTGTAGGAAAAATTGTAGCCAAAGCTGCTGCAGAATTCCTGACACCTGTTACTTTAGAATTAGGAGGAAAAAGCCCTTGTATTGTTGATGAAACCGCCAACATTAAATTAGCCGCAAAAAGAATTGTTTGGGGAAAGTTTATTAACGGAGGACAAACTTGTATTGCACCAGATTACTTACTGATACACAAATCAAAAAAAGAAGAATTTGTTAATTGCTTTAAAATCGAATTAAGAAAAGCTTATGGAGAAAACCCTGAAACCTCAGCAGATTTTCCAAGAATTGTAAATACAAAAAACTTTAACAGACTTGCTTTAATGTTAGAAAATGAAAACTTCTTAATCGGCGGAAAAACCAACAAAGAAGATTGTTTTATTTCTCCGACTTTAATCGACGAACCTTCTTTAGATAGCGAAGTAATGAAAGGTGAAATTTTTGGACCAATACTTCCTTTACTATCTTATGAATCTGAAAAAGAAATAGAGGCAATTCTCTCTAAATACGACAAACCTCTAGCCTTCTATATTTTTTCTACGGATAAAAATGTCGCTAAAAAAATGATTGCAAAATATTCTTTTGGAGGAGGAACTATTAATGACACAACTGTTCATTTTGTAAATCACAGATTGCCTTTTGGTGGTGTTGGAGAAAGTGGAATTGGTGGTTATCATGGTAAACTTACTTTCGATACTTTTTCTCATAGCAAAGGTGTTGTTACAAGAGGTAATTGGTTAGACTTAACAATTAGATACGCTCCCTACACTGATAAATTGAAAAAACTACGCACTTTATTAAAGTGGAGTTAA
- a CDS encoding FtsL-like putative cell division protein, whose translation MSKVKKGVYDFLRGSFLTDESAFKNWRIIIFVVVLLLIMISSAHKADKKVIQISKLNKKKRELRAEYVDTGTILMRMKMESSIREKAKTRGLEPLKSPPKKIKVTIKD comes from the coding sequence ATGTCTAAAGTTAAAAAAGGAGTGTATGATTTTCTAAGAGGAAGTTTCCTTACGGATGAATCTGCTTTTAAAAACTGGCGAATTATCATTTTTGTAGTTGTGCTGTTGTTGATTATGATATCGAGTGCGCATAAAGCGGATAAGAAAGTAATTCAGATATCGAAACTGAATAAAAAGAAAAGAGAATTACGAGCTGAGTACGTTGATACTGGTACTATTTTAATGAGAATGAAAATGGAGTCTAGTATTAGAGAAAAAGCGAAAACACGAGGTTTAGAGCCTTTGAAGTCCCCTCCCAAAAAAATAAAAGTAACCATTAAAGATTAA